ATAGGGATTACCGGGGGGATTGCAGCCTATAAAACAACCGAACTGGTAAGTTCTCTGGTAAAAGCCGGGTCGGATGTTCGGGTTACCATGACCTCGTCAGCCTGTGAATTCATCACACCTCTTACCTTTGAAGTGCTAACTGGAAATACTGTGCACACAGACCTCTTTGAAAGAGAAGCCGACGGTGGTGTGCTGCATATTGAATTGGCCCAAAAAACTGATTTGCTGGTAATTGTTCCGGCAACGGCAAACATTATTGGCAAGACAGCTAATGGTATAGCAGATGACCTGGTATCCACGCTTATCATGGCAGCGACATGTCCAGTTCTTTTTTGTCCGGCCATGAATGTGAACATGTATAATAATCCCATTGTCCAGTCTAACATAAGTAAGCTTAAAGATATGGGCTATTACTTTGTAGAACCGGCAGAAGGCCGTTTGGCCTGTGGTACAACGGGCAGGGGACGTTTGGCAGATATTTCTGCCATATTACATAGTATTAACCAAAGGTTAACCCCCCAGGATATGGTGGGGTTAACGGTACTTGTCACCGCAGGTCCAACCAGAGAACCACTGGACCCGGTCCGTTATCTCACGAACCGTAGTTCAGGTAAAATGGGCTATGCCCTGGCAAGAATGGCTGCCCTAAGGGGTGCTAGAGTAGTATTAGTCAGTGGGCCTACCCATTTAGAGCCTCCGACCCCAGTTGAAACCATACAAGTAGAAACTGCGGCTGAGATGCATGATGCTGTTATAAGATATGCCCACAGCGCCGACCTTATTATTAAGGCTGCGGCGGTATCGGATTATCGCCCAGAGTCAATTAGTACACAAAAAATAAAGAAACAGGCAGAGAACCTTGTGATACCCCTTCAGAAAAACCCAGATATATTAGCTGAACTGGGACGCCGGAAGGGGCAACAGCAAATCCTGGTAGGATTTGCTGCAGAGACCCATGATTTGGACCGATATGCTCGGAACAAATTGTCTTCCAAGAATCTTGATCTATTGGTTGCTAACGATGTTACACTGCCAGGCGCTGGTTTTGATTGTAACACGAACATAGTGCGAATATTTGCCGCCGACGGATCAGTCGAGGCTTTGCCCCAAATGGATAAAAATAAAGTTGCCAGTGAGATATTGCATCGCACAATTAAATTATTGAGGACCCACCGGGGAGGACGTTAGGATGCTTTATGCTGAAGTGGTTGTGCCGGTGCCGGTTCGGTCTATATATCAAACCTTTCATTATTGGGTGCCGGAGGCCCTGCAGAGTGAACTGCTAAAGTTCAGCCGGGTCGAGGTACCCTTTTCTGGTAGGTTGATTCAAGGTTTTGTCATTGGTTTTGGCGAACCCCCTCGGCTAGCAAAGATAAAAAGCATCAAAGGTATTGTTGAAAAAAAACCGTTCTTGGATGAAGAACTCTTCAAAACAGCACAGTGGATGTCACAGCGTTACCTCTGTGGTTTAGGTGACGCTCTTCATTGTATTGCTGGATCATCTGTGCCCAGTAGGAAAGATGAAAAATATAGCAAGGGACTTTTTGCTACTGTTAATAATAGTGACCAGGCGGGTCTGGTAAGAGCCCCCAAACAAAAACTGGCCCTAGAGGTGGCTCTTGCGAAACCCGGTTTAAACAAAATGGAGTTAGCCACTGCATCAAGTACCTCAGTAGCCGTTATCAATGCGTTAATTGAGAAGGGTTTATTAAAGGAAAAATTTCTACAAATCAAGGAAGATATTAGCTTCCACGGCAAATTACCGCAGTTAACCAAGGAACAGTCCTTTGCTGTGGGGGAGATTTGCCAGGCATTGACAGCAGAAAAACCATCGGCCTGGCTATTGCATGGTGTTACGGGCAGTGGTAAAACAGAAATATATCTTAGAATCATACAGGATGTCTTAAAAATAAACCGTCAGGCCATTGTCTTGGTGCCGGAAATAGCGCTGACTCCTCAAATGGTTCATAGGTTTAAAACTCGTTATGGGAACCAAGTGGCTTTATTACATAGTGGCCTATCCCAGGGGGAAAGATATGCCGAAAAGGTGCGTATTCGATCTGGCACAGCAAAGGTTGTACTGGGAACTCGTTCAGCTGTTTTTGCCCCCACACCGAATCTTGGTGTAATTATCATTGATGAGGAACATGAGTCCTCCTATAAGCAGGATGAGAACCCAAAATATCACGCCAGGGAAGTGGCATTACAAAGGGCTGCTCAGTATAAGTCGGTAGTTGTTTTGGGAAGTGCAACACCAGCCCTGGAGAGTTTTTGCAGGGCACGTCAAGGAGGACCTTACAAACTCCTTCGTCTTACCCAACGGGTTGACCATAGAGAACTTCCCCAAGTTCACATCGTTGATTTGCGTGAAGAGTTGGCCAGAGGGAATACAGGAATCTTTAGTAATACATTAAAGAAAGCCCTTAGCAAAAGGATAGAAAAAAAAGAAAAAAGTATTCTGTTTTTAAATCGACGGGGCTATGCCACGGTGGTGGTGTGCCGCCAGTGTGGTCAGGTTATAAAATGCCCCCGTTGTGATATATCTTTAACACTCCATACCAATGGTTTGCTGAGGTGCCATTATTGCGGTTATGGCACTGGGGCCCCTAAGAAATGTCCCCAATGTGCCAGCACTGCTATACGAAGCTTTGGTTTGGGAACCCAGAGGGTAGAAGAAGAAGTAAAGCAGTTATTTCCTGATGTGCCCGTGCTGAGAATGGATGCGGACACCACAACCCGCAAAGGGTCCCATCAGAAATTGCTTGATCAATTTATTCAGGGAAATGCTTCGGTGTTAATTGGC
This genomic interval from Desulforamulus reducens MI-1 contains the following:
- the coaBC gene encoding bifunctional phosphopantothenoylcysteine decarboxylase/phosphopantothenate--cysteine ligase CoaBC translates to MQAGKRITIGITGGIAAYKTTELVSSLVKAGSDVRVTMTSSACEFITPLTFEVLTGNTVHTDLFEREADGGVLHIELAQKTDLLVIVPATANIIGKTANGIADDLVSTLIMAATCPVLFCPAMNVNMYNNPIVQSNISKLKDMGYYFVEPAEGRLACGTTGRGRLADISAILHSINQRLTPQDMVGLTVLVTAGPTREPLDPVRYLTNRSSGKMGYALARMAALRGARVVLVSGPTHLEPPTPVETIQVETAAEMHDAVIRYAHSADLIIKAAAVSDYRPESISTQKIKKQAENLVIPLQKNPDILAELGRRKGQQQILVGFAAETHDLDRYARNKLSSKNLDLLVANDVTLPGAGFDCNTNIVRIFAADGSVEALPQMDKNKVASEILHRTIKLLRTHRGGR
- the priA gene encoding primosomal protein N'; translated protein: MLYAEVVVPVPVRSIYQTFHYWVPEALQSELLKFSRVEVPFSGRLIQGFVIGFGEPPRLAKIKSIKGIVEKKPFLDEELFKTAQWMSQRYLCGLGDALHCIAGSSVPSRKDEKYSKGLFATVNNSDQAGLVRAPKQKLALEVALAKPGLNKMELATASSTSVAVINALIEKGLLKEKFLQIKEDISFHGKLPQLTKEQSFAVGEICQALTAEKPSAWLLHGVTGSGKTEIYLRIIQDVLKINRQAIVLVPEIALTPQMVHRFKTRYGNQVALLHSGLSQGERYAEKVRIRSGTAKVVLGTRSAVFAPTPNLGVIIIDEEHESSYKQDENPKYHAREVALQRAAQYKSVVVLGSATPALESFCRARQGGPYKLLRLTQRVDHRELPQVHIVDLREELARGNTGIFSNTLKKALSKRIEKKEKSILFLNRRGYATVVVCRQCGQVIKCPRCDISLTLHTNGLLRCHYCGYGTGAPKKCPQCASTAIRSFGLGTQRVEEEVKQLFPDVPVLRMDADTTTRKGSHQKLLDQFIQGNASVLIGTQMIAKGLDIPAVTLVGVVNADTTLHMPDFRAAERTFQLLTQVAGRAGRGETEGEVIIQTYDPEHFSILNAQQHDYINFYQKEMTTRKVLRYPPFSYIIRILFSGLNEGDVISAAQSWQERLTVIAKKVGNVDIEVLGPAPAGIPRIKDRYRWQLILRGSVSRDIRKIAALVLEQAGIRFKQVSVSIDVDPLTL